The Methylobacterium currus genome contains a region encoding:
- a CDS encoding glycosyltransferase, which produces MFSTPGDVSTVLALNLAVALALYALPSLLVPQRAYDRWVFGGLTAALVVTYLAWRWTDTLPPLELSAEALWPYLFFTFEAVAITYTLMSIAILMRYKDRSAEADRAQARHAAADDWPAVDVFICTYNEPLDVLEKSILPALAIDYPHKTVWVLDDTRRDWLRDYCETVGARYLRRPDNKGAKAGNLNNGLRATAAETDAPLILVLDADFAPQADILTRMVGLFDDPRAAVVQSPQFFFNADPIQHNLSASESWVDDQRIFFDVFQPAKDAWGCSFCVGTSFLVRRDRLNEIGGFPDAAICEDLNLSCGMMRAGYRTHWLNERLSMGLSAEGLPEYITQRTRWCLGTMQVALLRSGPLFGSGYTLVQRLHFIHGVLNWLCKPFIVLMLIAPSIYWFAGLPAFQADYLSFLRFGLPMLLAVWAYNGWISGSRTLPLFMEVTHTMTALPITVTLAVAAVKPFGRPFKVTDKGGDRSRMTVRWRLAALFGGFSLLSAFSIVWAFVAPDAATEVSSMDYFNLVWAGVAMVLTFVAFLVCFEYPRGDLLFPCELDATLQAGGLSVPARITHLSTDRATFDPDVPVPDGAVLHLPGIGAVPASPLGEGLVRLEPDFAQRRALVLMLYGAPRDTIARQARLSGAMAGLVRRGFGLS; this is translated from the coding sequence ATGTTCAGCACTCCCGGCGACGTCTCGACGGTGCTCGCCCTCAACCTCGCGGTCGCGCTGGCGCTCTACGCCCTGCCGTCCCTGCTGGTGCCGCAGCGCGCCTACGATCGCTGGGTCTTCGGCGGCCTCACGGCGGCGCTCGTCGTCACCTACCTCGCCTGGCGCTGGACCGACACCCTGCCGCCCCTCGAGCTCTCGGCCGAGGCGTTGTGGCCGTACCTGTTCTTCACCTTCGAGGCGGTGGCGATCACCTACACGCTGATGTCGATCGCGATCCTGATGCGCTACAAGGACCGCTCGGCGGAGGCCGATCGGGCGCAAGCCCGCCACGCGGCCGCGGATGACTGGCCGGCGGTCGACGTCTTCATCTGCACCTACAACGAGCCGCTCGACGTGCTCGAGAAGTCGATCCTGCCGGCGCTCGCCATCGACTACCCGCACAAGACCGTGTGGGTGCTCGACGACACGCGGCGCGACTGGCTGCGCGACTACTGCGAGACGGTCGGCGCGCGCTACCTGCGCCGGCCCGACAACAAAGGCGCCAAGGCGGGCAACCTCAATAACGGCCTGCGGGCCACCGCCGCCGAGACCGACGCCCCCCTGATCCTGGTGCTCGACGCCGATTTCGCGCCGCAGGCGGACATCCTCACCCGCATGGTCGGCCTGTTCGACGATCCCCGCGCCGCGGTGGTGCAGTCGCCGCAATTCTTCTTCAATGCCGACCCGATCCAGCACAACCTTTCGGCCTCCGAGAGCTGGGTCGACGACCAGCGCATCTTCTTCGACGTGTTCCAGCCGGCCAAGGACGCCTGGGGCTGCTCGTTCTGCGTCGGCACCTCGTTCCTGGTCCGCCGCGACCGGCTGAACGAGATCGGCGGCTTCCCGGACGCGGCGATCTGCGAGGACCTCAACCTCTCCTGCGGCATGATGCGGGCGGGCTACCGCACCCACTGGCTCAACGAGCGCCTCAGCATGGGCCTCTCGGCCGAGGGCCTGCCGGAATACATCACCCAGCGCACCCGCTGGTGCCTCGGCACGATGCAGGTGGCGCTTTTGCGCTCTGGCCCGCTCTTCGGCTCCGGCTACACCCTGGTCCAGCGGCTGCATTTCATTCACGGCGTGCTGAACTGGCTGTGCAAGCCGTTCATCGTGCTGATGCTGATCGCGCCGTCGATCTACTGGTTCGCCGGGCTGCCGGCCTTCCAGGCCGATTACCTGTCGTTCCTGCGCTTCGGCCTGCCGATGCTGCTCGCGGTCTGGGCCTACAATGGCTGGATCTCGGGCTCGCGCACCCTGCCGCTGTTCATGGAAGTCACCCACACCATGACGGCGTTGCCGATCACCGTGACGCTGGCGGTGGCCGCCGTGAAGCCGTTCGGCCGACCGTTCAAGGTGACCGACAAGGGCGGCGACCGCTCGCGGATGACGGTGCGCTGGCGCCTCGCCGCCTTGTTCGGCGGATTCTCGCTGCTCTCGGCCTTCAGCATCGTCTGGGCCTTCGTGGCGCCGGACGCCGCGACGGAAGTGTCCTCGATGGATTACTTCAACCTGGTCTGGGCCGGCGTCGCCATGGTGCTGACCTTCGTGGCCTTCCTGGTCTGCTTCGAGTACCCGCGCGGGGACCTGCTGTTCCCCTGCGAGCTCGACGCGACGCTTCAGGCCGGCGGCCTGTCGGTGCCCGCCCGGATCACCCATCTGTCGACCGACCGCGCCACCTTCGACCCGGACGTGCCGGTCCCGGACGGCGCGGTGCTCCACCTGCCCGGCATCGGCGCCGTGCCGGCCTCGCCCCTCGGCGAGGGCCTGGTGCGGCTCGAACCGGATTTCGCCCAGCGCCGCGCCCTGGTGCTGATGCTCTACGGCGCGCCACGGGACACGATCGCCCGCCAGGCCCGCCTGTCGGGGGCGATGGCCGGGCTGGTGCGGCGGGGATTCGGGCTGTCGTGA
- a CDS encoding nuclear transport factor 2 family protein, with product MSETTQTDGPAPDPDYDRLLRANLERVFNERDPGKRAAALDELFVAEPVMFEPTNVVAGRSAIAAVAGTLLAQFGPTFRFTPVGPAVGHHGLAWLPWQAGPEGGPVAVTGADVAEVVEGRIARLWVLLNPPAS from the coding sequence ATGTCCGAGACCACGCAGACCGACGGGCCGGCGCCGGACCCCGACTACGACCGGCTGCTGCGCGCCAACCTGGAGCGCGTCTTCAACGAGCGCGACCCCGGCAAGCGGGCGGCGGCGTTGGACGAGCTTTTCGTGGCCGAGCCGGTCATGTTCGAGCCGACCAACGTCGTCGCCGGACGGAGCGCCATCGCGGCGGTCGCCGGCACGCTGCTGGCGCAATTCGGACCCACCTTCCGGTTCACGCCCGTCGGCCCGGCCGTCGGCCACCACGGCCTGGCGTGGCTGCCGTGGCAGGCCGGCCCGGAGGGCGGTCCGGTCGCGGTCACCGGCGCGGACGTGGCCGAGGTCGTGGAAGGCAGGATCGCGCGCCTCTGGGTGCTGCTCAACCCACCGGCCTCCTGA
- a CDS encoding SDR family oxidoreductase: protein MSSTLQDRIAVVFGGTSGIGLAAARQARTAGAAVIVVGLDAEGAERVAAENGFAGWRAADVTRPETIAAALADIPHVDHLVLLAGTFVAGKIRDAEVDHLKRAFDERIWAAIHALRALGDRLAEDGSVTFISGALADRPSAQGTAVLAAASAAMEALARGLALELAPVRVNTLSPGTTDTPLLARTLGAHRDAYVAALTETLPLRRLGTAEEAGAAVVFLMSNGFMNGETLHVDGGARLV from the coding sequence GTGAGCAGCACCCTCCAGGACCGCATCGCGGTCGTGTTCGGCGGCACCTCGGGCATCGGCCTCGCGGCTGCCCGGCAGGCCAGGACGGCCGGGGCCGCGGTCATCGTGGTCGGCCTCGACGCCGAGGGCGCCGAGCGCGTCGCGGCCGAGAACGGGTTTGCCGGCTGGCGCGCCGCCGACGTGACCCGGCCCGAGACCATCGCGGCGGCGCTGGCCGACATCCCCCATGTCGACCACCTCGTCCTGCTCGCCGGCACCTTCGTGGCCGGCAAGATCCGCGACGCCGAGGTCGACCACCTGAAACGGGCCTTCGACGAGCGGATCTGGGCTGCGATCCACGCCCTTCGCGCCCTCGGCGACCGGCTGGCCGAGGACGGATCGGTCACCTTCATCTCCGGCGCCCTGGCGGATCGCCCCAGCGCCCAGGGCACCGCCGTGCTGGCCGCCGCCTCGGCCGCGATGGAGGCCTTGGCCCGCGGCCTCGCGCTCGAACTGGCACCTGTGCGGGTGAACACCCTGTCGCCGGGCACCACCGACACCCCGCTGCTCGCCCGCACGCTCGGCGCCCACCGCGACGCCTATGTCGCTGCGCTCACCGAAACACTGCCGCTGCGGCGCCTCGGCACGGCCGAGGAGGCCGGCGCGGCGGTCGTCTTCCTGATGAGCAACGGCTTCATGAACGGCGAGACCCTGCACGTCGATGGCGGCGCCCGCCTCGTCTGA
- a CDS encoding LysR family transcriptional regulator gives MEQIGLDRLTGLIAFARAASLGSYTAAARSLGLTPSAVSKSVQRLEGRLGLSLFTRTTRSLTLTPEGRDLHERALRLLREAEAIEQAAVAARSEPAGTLKVTAPLPVGLHLLAPALPRFRARHPRLTIDLRLGDRMTDLIEEGIDVAIRVGDLSDSRLISRRLAPHRVCAFAAPAYLERRGVPRHPDDLVHHDCVNFRFQSTGQALRWPFRVGGRTIELTPDAGIVTDFSDAVAAVLVAGGGIGISPTYIAAPHVAQGVLVPVLKNFSVERSAFTALWPESRRGSPNVKAFLAFLDEIFASPAPWDRVIGDGMPASPAG, from the coding sequence ATGGAACAGATCGGCCTCGACCGCCTCACCGGCCTCATCGCGTTCGCGCGGGCCGCCTCGCTCGGCAGCTACACGGCCGCGGCCCGTTCGCTCGGCCTCACGCCCTCGGCGGTGAGCAAGAGCGTGCAGCGCCTGGAGGGACGGCTGGGCTTGAGCCTGTTCACCCGGACCACGCGCTCGCTCACCCTGACGCCGGAGGGCCGCGACCTGCACGAGCGGGCCTTGCGCCTCCTGCGCGAGGCCGAGGCGATCGAGCAGGCCGCCGTCGCGGCGCGCTCCGAGCCGGCCGGAACCCTGAAGGTGACGGCGCCGCTCCCGGTCGGCCTGCACCTGCTCGCGCCGGCGCTGCCGCGGTTCCGCGCCCGCCACCCGCGGCTGACGATCGACCTGCGCCTGGGCGACCGCATGACGGACCTGATCGAGGAGGGCATCGACGTCGCGATCCGGGTGGGCGACCTCTCGGATTCGCGACTGATTTCCCGCCGCCTCGCGCCGCACCGGGTCTGCGCCTTCGCCGCGCCGGCCTATCTGGAGCGGCGCGGCGTGCCGCGGCATCCGGACGATCTCGTCCACCACGATTGCGTGAATTTCCGCTTCCAGAGCACCGGCCAGGCCCTGCGCTGGCCGTTCCGGGTGGGCGGCCGCACGATCGAACTCACGCCGGATGCAGGCATCGTCACCGATTTCAGCGATGCCGTCGCGGCGGTGCTGGTCGCCGGCGGCGGCATCGGCATCTCGCCGACCTACATTGCCGCGCCGCATGTCGCGCAGGGCGTGCTGGTGCCGGTCCTGAAAAATTTTTCCGTCGAGCGGTCCGCCTTCACGGCGCTCTGGCCGGAGAGCCGACGGGGCAGCCCGAACGTGAAGGCCTTCCTCGCCTTCCTCGACGAGATTTTTGCTTCGCCGGCCCCGTGGGACCGGGTGATCGGGGATGGGATGCCCGCCTCACCCGCCGGTTGA